A genomic region of Plasmodium cynomolgi strain B DNA, chromosome 5, whole genome shotgun sequence contains the following coding sequences:
- a CDS encoding reticulocyte binding protein 2c (PcyRBP2c;~putative), with translation MEKNILWVIFYNFLFILLASCKDTNRSKSNSLKGESKSLPTYTNLMRNGQHKYNNAKTEDEIDNQINNDNNHNGNNDNRINSKSLKTSHLQNSPSLLHLNDHKFTIKASQPSYVQRNSIYTLNANDKMENTNNELSTVPNLFIQEKQASPPIPSAPKIVYNNLDYLSTIDDNNDIISVFKPHHPVIYYLKELRHFASRYREFDRTINEDFDTPITQTSSVIEKNVKDCLVNIGELTTLMVQLENPQNYNNISNQYADKAIEYKNKIETMENCLNESYIKNFKSIMSAKLRMHQALRVRIPLHWYYYTCSTRTYLDMAKVYILEINKFNEQDDISFMDHISNIHNYAIVTVQKIKTELNTSVNLHRTEFIIEEIGHMIEKFNLHLSKVRYESDYIKNIDIDMRIREVFVAELRSLFYVVAKHYADFKFSMEHLKMFENLFKSKEQILYNSFDKLFGELQNKIKTLMGSEQSTSDLNSIIADSEKNIKSAESLINSSTQEVAQYLLDSNEEINDIKKNYNQKILKVREFINKSKGLIESVKGVSPLSASDKQQIDREIEEVKKKDILERGNEFIKIMNEIKRKKKGNSSNSDTNPKEFTNKLNELQTELEKLNGTIKDDLQKIKEIKMKKNEDRSMKDQIEKHLKYASDNRDNVEKLISKNDEIQKYIQKIENLIKDAPSGKEKFTTQKTDLQKKVKTIIDEFHAEDLQLLLNSLSTFHKEHQKLYSEASTIEKIKQLHQKTKEGYEKLEKKNYSNIAQILNKLNVELDNLKVLEKNIVEEQINNINKHMSDSLTKLTAEVNSLRSALDSYKTDEGKLKTYKNRINERKEKFISTLKEKEDDIPDGKNIYVEYNNHKVVMVNKENKISSNINECKENIINAEKNIETFNTQVQTLEAHTGEKNLKTHASFQEFKNNLANLKLNELESEFKSLIDSASTTNKQIENIRKNIDTIKSLNFTKICSDSSKVSLETIKKNKSDLIKKLNQHIQEIEKYTFIEKEETLPLISVLKEEIKRVENDMSEELINELNTKINSILEYYDKSKGSFNGDDETKLEKLDDFKRQCQDIQQKIEKLTTNYKVLDNGTKVKIKEQQEKVLTLSENHITGKGKTITEKIQKYINSLNEMKTKLDFLKINQDIKNSKDATIKGKIQEFEKKVQTILGSIDIANNKIQKIKKVPDENKAEFDREKVKDTSFDEKKKSIEKVYEQMGKTLKELEDMDDESKIAKEVEAAQIQYERIFIDHAVNLMNDEVKKSNDVMEKIELYKKEIDEVKQKKHDDTKVDTSNFDYTTQYNSAKQSKAKIEQLIKNLTTKNETSDESQDIMELKRIKEETHNNLQKVKLEYNSMEEMRKQIYNMKDMLISNNSETIAKEILKNTQNALNFSENAKKELKKTDELLKIVADLIAQAKVHQNKINIALEDEQKDTEISKIEQINREIVNKKDVIESYLSEIKEYKAKCTTEISNSKRGKDKIEFLEKFKPNDESNLNKVDINEINKSISNSEKYLKDIEDAETKASQNVELFQKHVTEISDIFKQSEILGVETKSKKKLNKAEDIMKEIEKYNSEIQTKVKGFQENLDKLNKPHNYDDAEDELNNDKSTNAKVLIQTNLESVKHNLSEITNIKQGGQNIYTKAEDIMQKIKAISENTAEKTLDKVKNDQSNYVNYLDQITKERDLIVIEKNRLNGLDSTISNIEKALNESKKNYEIGLLEKLEEIGKNIKLKVNTTKESINSTVKHFSSLFHNFNLNQYDFNKNINTYEKKMGEIYNEFEKSLNKISENLTNASKNPSDYNLAKTLRQDAQKEKDNLLNKEEEANKYLGDIKKVESFRFILNMKESLDNINEMIKKEKLTVDKKHGDIKQLVENIKESVDENNLSDILKGATDRNDEIQKITHSVHKNKAKTILGHVDTSAKHIGIKIIPELPLTELLGDSKLTTTQELKFEPKNNVALETEYMSKNTSELDVYKNIQDAYKIALEILAHSDEIDAKQKDSSQLIEMGNNIYLKDVLINQFKNKISSIKSKEEAVSGKLGNVSKKQNELSKVTCSDKSYDTIIALEKQTELQNIHNSFTQEKTNTDSDSKLKKITKDLENSKNALKTLEEEFNALKASSDNHEYVQSKSAPINAVQSEIENAEKDIDRLDTAIDELLKKGRECEVSRYIMIKDTVIKEIDYDTQLINNMEKKINEYLAYVKKNYEDTVEDVHTLNEHFNTQQIIDHESTNFDKSNKSSEELTEAVNGSKEIISKIKGVIIVVNENTEINALENSAKVIEALYNDLKNKKNALNEIYKTSNLVKLQEMKSNADKYIDVSKVFNSVLDTQKSKIVANQNSINDFKSKINVKLQELIGADSAFKLESIKNFNEIYNHIKTSMGELEQLEQANNSERDNVGKHRKQIVRLINKIERLKGDVKNHGDDQYMKKLNANLLNDGIKNTTEAINKSDEELKELLRKLEENEQLFKNNQVKSFISDIISRVEDLKKRFTEDLPENEKLYQIENSYNEINSIFSEIKLHNIEEFVAKMYNQIGAEKESVNNVREVDKIRTAIQNVTNHDTEIKSILSRTSNVLERITTHKTNMDHLLKLLSSNDTSLNLNARTHVKNSEEIIKQLNSHIKKITDLSTYAHEVMTHLANELNKLLNQRETEIAKVDTETSPRKMEPKEKKVTPTKTENGAQQNIASVPQEQAKYSTLSVPENDTTPEEESEHKDTHDKSESSTDSKAKDATGRTRLAGVIVVVSVFSGIVILVYRNNDEKEKDHHEHGYNEAFGEHDNYNMHDKEEVIEVFFNEED, from the exons atggaaaaaaatatcctgtGGGTAATCTTTTACAATTTCCTATTTATTCTTTTgg cATCATGTAAAGATACTAATCGGAGCAAATCTAACAGTCTAAAAGGTGAAAGTAAGTCGTTACCGACATATACTAATTTAATGAGGAATGGACAACACAAATACAACAATGCTAAAACAGAAGATGAAATAGATAATCAGATAAACAATGATAACAACCATAATGGGAATAATGATAACAGAATTAATAGTAAATCTCTAAAAACATCACATCTACAGAATAGTCCGTCTCTGTTACATTTAAATGATCATAAATTTACTATAAAAGCATCTCAGCCTTCTTACGTACAAAGAAACagcatatatacacttaacgcaaatgataaaatggaaaatacaaataaCGAATTGAGTACTGTtccaaatttatttattcaagAAAAACAAGCATCCCCCCCAATTCCATCTGCCCCtaaaattgtatataataatttggaCTACCTCAGTACCATCGATGACAATAATGATATAATTTCTGTGTTTAAACCTCACCACCCAGTTATATATTACCTCAAGGAATTGAGACATTTTGCAAGTCGTTACAGAGAATTTGATCGTACAATTAATGAAGATTTTGATACTCCGATAACACAGACTTCCAGtgtaatagaaaaaaatgtcaaagaCTGTTTGGTGAACATAGGTGAATTGACAACATTAATGGTTCAGTTAGAAAATCCCCAAAactataataatataagtaATCAATATGCTGATAAAGCAAtagaatacaaaaataaaattgagaCTATGGAAAATTGTTTAAATGAaagttacataaaaaattttaaatctaTCATGTCTGCTAAGTTGAGAATGCACCAAGCTTTAAGAGTACGAATACCTCTCCACTGGTACTACTATACATGTTCGACGAGGACTTACTTGGATATGGctaaagtatatatattagaaattaataaatttaatgaacAGGACGATATTTCATTTATGGATCATATAAGCAACATACATAACTATGCTATTGTTACAGTacagaaaattaaaacagaATTAAATACAAGTGTGAATTTGCACAGAACAGAATTTATTATAGAAGAAATTGGACATATGATAGAAAAGTTTAATCTTCACCTGTCTAAAGTTCGTTATGAATCTGattatatcaaaaatattgatataGATATGAGAATAAGAGAAGTTTTTGTAGCTGAACTAAGatctcttttttatgtggTAGCTAAACACTACGCTGATTTTAAGTTTAGTAtggaacatttaaaaatgtttgaGAATTTATTCAAAAGCAAAGAACAAATACTTTATAACTCTTTTGACAAATTATTCGgggaattacaaaataaaataaaaactcttATGGGTTCTGAACAGTCTACTTCAGATCTTAACTCTATTATTGCGGATTctgaaaaaaacataaaatctGCAGAATCATTAATTAATTCGAGTACTCAAGAGGTAGCACAATATTTACTTGATTCAAATGAGGAaattaatgatataaaaaaaaattataaccaAAAGATACTCAAAGTAAgagaatttataaataaatcaaaagGGTTAATTGAATCTGTAAAAGGTGTATCCCCACTAAGTGCATCAGATAAGCAACAAATAGATAGAGAAATagaggaagtaaaaaaaaaagacattcTAGAGAGGGGaaatgaatttataaaaataatgaatgaaataaaaagaaaaaaaaaaggcaattcTTCTAATAGTGATACAAATCCAAAGGAATTTACTAATAAATTGAATGAATTACAAACTGAATTGGAAAAGTTAAATGGAACTATAAAAGAcgatttgcaaaaaataaaagagataaaaatgaaaaaaaatgaggatcGTTCTATGAAAGATCAAATAGAAAAACATTTGAAATATGCTTCTGATAACAGAGACAATGTAGAAAAGTTAATttccaaaaatgatgaaatacaaaaatatattcagaaaattgaaaatttgaTCAAAGACGCACCCTCTggcaaagaaaaatttacaactCAGAAAACagatttgcaaaaaaaggttaagaCAATAATCGATGAGTTTCATGCGGAAGATTtacaattattattaaatagtTTGTCAACATTTCACAAGGAACACCAAAAGTTATACAGCGAAGCAAGTactatagaaaaaattaaacagtTGCACCAAAAGACAAAAGAAGGATATGaaaaacttgaaaaaaagaattatagtAACATTGCtcaaatattaaataagTTGAATGTAGAATTAGATAATCTAAAAGTTctagagaaaaatattgtagaagaacaaattaataatataaataaacatatgTCAGATTCGTTGACTAAGTTAACAGCTGAAGTCAACAGTTTGAGAAGCGCCTTGGATAGCTATAAGACGGATGAAGGTAAGCTCAAAACCTATAAAAACCGAATAAAtgagaggaaagaaaaatttatcagtactttaaaagaaaaagaggatgaTATTccagatggaaaaaatatttatgtagagtataataatcataaagTTGTTATGGTTaacaaagaaaataaaatatccagtaatataaatgaatgcaaagaaaatattataaatgccgaaaaaaatatagagacATTCAATACTCAAGTGCAAACATTAGAAGCACACAcaggtgaaaaaaatcttAAAACTCATGCTTCATTTCAAGAGTTTAAGAATAATCttgcaaatttaaaattgaaTGAACTAGAAAGTGAATTCAAATCTCTCATCGATTCAGCTAGTACAACTAATAAACAGattgaaaatataagaaaaaatatagacaCAATAaaatcattaaattttacgaaaatttGTTCGGACAGCAGCAAAGTATCATTggaaacgataaaaaaaaataaatcagatttaataaaaaagctaAATCAACATATacaagaaattgaaaaatacacattcatagaaaaagaagaaacgtTACCCCTTATAAGCgttttaaaagaagaaataaaacgCGTAGAGAATGACATGTCTGAAGAGTTGATAAACGAgttaaacacaaaaattaattctatACTGGAATATTACGATAAATCAAAGGGTAGTTTCAATGGGGATGATGaaacaaaattggaaaaattagaTGATTTTAAAAGACAGTGCCAAGACATTCaacaaaaaatagaaaaattaacaactAACTATAAAGTATTAGACAATGGGACAAAAGTCAAAATTAAAGAACAACAAGAAAAAGTTTTAACACTGAGTGAAAATCATATAACAGGGAAAGGCAAAACGATAACTGAAAAgattcaaaaatatataaattcgctaaatgaaatgaaaacgaaattggattttctcaaaattaaCCAAGATATCAAAAATAGCAAAGATGCTACAATTAAAGGTAAAATACaggaatttgaaaaaaaagttcaaacTATACTTGGAAGTATAGATATAgctaataataaaatacaaaaaattaaaaaagttccCGATGAGAATAAAGCTGAATTCGATAGAGAAAAAGTTAAAGATACAAGTttcgatgaaaaaaagaaaagcataGAAAAagtttatgaacaaatgggaaaaacgcTTAAAGAATTAGAAGACATGGATGACGAAAGTAAAATAGCAAAAGAAGTAGAAGCAGCTCAAATACAATATGAAAGAATTTTTATTGATCATGCTGTTAATTTGATGAATGATGAAGTTAAAAAGTCCAATGAtgtgatggaaaaaatcgaattatataaaaaagaaattgacgAAGTTAAGCAGAAAAAACATGATGATACAAAAGTTGATACATCTAATTTTGATTATACAACACAATACAACAGTGCTAAACAGAGTAAAGCTAAAATAGAGCAACTTATTAAAAATCTTAcgacaaaaaatgaaacgtcTGACGAAAGCCAAGATATAATGGAATTAAAACGTATTAAAGAAGAGAcgcataataatttacaaaaagtcAAACTAGAATATAATTCTATGGAGGAAATgcgaaaacaaatttataatatgaaAGATATGCTAATTTCGAACAATTCTGAAACCATAgctaaagaaatattaaagaaTACTCAAAACGCATTAAATTTTAGcgagaatgcaaaaaaagaacttaAGAAAACAGATGAACTATTAAAAATAGTGGCAGATCTGATAGCTCAGGCAAAGGTACatcaaaacaaaattaacatagCTTTAGaagatgaacaaaaagaTACTGAGATAAGCAAAATTGAACAAATTAATCGtgaaattgtaaataaaaaagatgtaATTGAATCCTATTTaagtgaaataaaagaatataagGCCAAATGCACAACCGAAATCAGTAAttcaaaaagaggaaaagataaaattgaGTTCTTAGAAAAATTTAAGCCTAATGACGAAAGCAATTTGAATAAGGTTGacattaatgaaataaataaaagtataAGTAATTCTGAGAAATACTTAAAAGATATAGAGGATGCAGAAACAAAAGCTAGTCAAAATGTAGAACTATTCCAGAAACATGTAACAGAGATCAGTGATATTTTCAAGCAATCTGAAATTTTAGGAGTAGAAactaaatcaaaaaaaaaacttaataaAGCAGAAGACATAATGAAAGAAATTGAGAAATACAATTCTGAAATTCAAACAAAGGTGAAGGGCTTCCAAGAAAATCTAGACAAATTAAACAAACCCCATAATTATGACGACGCAGAAGATGAACTTAATAATGATAAATCTACAAATGCAAAGGTTCTTATACAGACTAACCTAGAAAGTGTAAAGCATAATTTATCCGAAATTACTAATATTAAACAGGGAGGACAAAACATATACACTAAAGCTGAAGATatcatgcaaaaaataaaagcaattTCAGAAAATACTGCAGAGAAAACTTTGGACAAGGTGAAAAACGACCAATCCAattatgttaattatttaGATCAAATAACGAAAGAAAGAGATCTTATcgttatagaaaaaaatagactaAATGGTTTAGATTCCACAATTTCAAATATAGAAAAGGCACTGAATGAATCCAAAAAGAATTACGAAATTGGACTTTTGGAAAAGTTAGAAGAAAtaggtaaaaatataaagttAAAGGTTAACACAACCAAAGAATCAATAAATTCAACAGTGAAAcacttttcttccctcttccacaattttaatttaaatcaATATGactttaataaaaatataaatacttatgaaaaaaaaatgggagaaatatataacgaatttgaaaaatcattaaataaaattagtgaaaatttaacaaatgcTTCAAAAAATCCTTCAGATTATAACTTAGCCAAAACACTGAGGCAAGATGcacagaaagaaaaagataatctattaaataaagaagaagaggcaaataaatatttaggcgatattaaaaaagtggaaTCATTCAGATTTATACTAAACATGAAAGAAAGCTTAGATAATATTAATGAGatgattaaaaaagaaaaactaacAGTTGATAAAAAACATGGTGACATTAAACAGCtagttgaaaatattaaagagTCAGTTGATGAAAACAACTTGTCAGATATATTAAAAGGAGCAACGGACAGAAATGACGAAATACAGAAAATAACGCATTctgtgcataaaaataaagcaaaaactATTTTAGGACACGTAGATACTTCAGCAAAACATATAGGCATTAAAATAATACCAGAGTTGCCACTAACAGAATTGTTAGGAGATTCAAAATTGACAACTACACAGGAATTAAAATTTGAgccaaaaaataatgtagcACTAGAAACAGAATATATGTCAAAGAATACAAGCGAATTGgatgtttataaaaatatacaggATGCTTACAAGATTGCACTGGAGATTCTTGCCCACTCAGATGAAATAGATGCAAAACAAAAGGACAGTTCACAATTAATAGAAATGGGAAACAATATATATCTTAAAGATGTGCTAATAAATCaattcaaaaataaaataagctcTATAAAAAGTAAGGAAGAAGCTGTTTCAGGAAAATTAGGTAATGTTTCCAAAAAACAGAACGAGTTAAGCAAAGTTACATGCAGCGATAAAAGTTACGATACCATTATAGCGTTAGAGAAACAAActgaattacaaaatatacacaatTCTTTTACTCAAGAAAAGACTAACACGGATAGCGATTcgaagttgaaaaaaattacaaaagaTTTagaaaattcgaaaaatgcattaaaaaCACTAGAAGAAGAATTTAATGCTCTAAAAGCAAGCTCGGACAATCATGAATATGTACAAAGTAAAAGTGCACCAATAAATGCTGTGCAATCCGAAATtgaaaatgcagaaaaggaCATAGATAGACTGGATACGGCCATTGatgaattattaaaaaaaggaagggaatGCGAAGTATCTAGGTACATAATGATAAAGGATACCGTTATCAAAGAAATAGATTATGACACCCAATTAATCAACAATATGGAGAAGAAGATTAATGAATACTTGgcatatgttaaaaaaaattatgaagacaCAGTGGAGGATGTTCACACATTAAATGAACATTTCAATACACAACAAATAATTGATCATGAGTCAACTAATTTTGATAAATCAAATAAATCATCTGAAGAGTTAACTGAAGCTGTTAATGGCtcaaaagaaataataagtaaaataaaaggtgtAATCATAGTAGTTAACGAAAACACTGAAATAAACGCTTTAGAAAACAGTGCAAAAGTAATTGAAGCTCTCTAtaacgatttaaaaaataaaaaaaacgcactaaacgaaatatataaaacatcTAATTTAGTTAAATTGCAAGAAATGAAATCAAATGCTGATAAATATATCGATGTATCTAAAGTATTTAACAGTGTATTAGACACTCAAAAGTCAAAAATAGTAGCTAATCAAAATAGCATAAACGATtttaaaagcaaaataaacgtAAAGCTACAGGAATTAATTGGGGCTGACAGCGCATTTAAATTAGAGTCCATTAAAAACTTTAACGAAATATATAATCATATTAAAACTAGTATGGGTGAATTAGAACAATTAGAACAAGCTAATAATAGTGAACGTGATAATGTCGGAAAGCACAGAAAACAAATTGTGCGtttaataaacaaaatagaaaGGTTGAAAGGTGATGTGAAAAATCATGGTGATGAccaatatatgaaaaaattaaatgctAATCTATTAAATGACGGTATTAAAAATACAACGGAAGCTATAAACAAATCAGATGAAGAACTTAAGGAACTATTGAGAAAACTTGAAGAGAATGAACagctatttaaaaataaccaAGTGAAGAGCTTTATTTCGGATATTATTAGCCGTGTAGAAGACCTGAAAAAACGATTTACAGAAGATTTACCTGAAAACGAAAAACTTTATCAAATTGAAAACAGCTATAATGAAATTAATTCAATATTcagtgaaataaaattacataacATCGAAGAATttgttgcaaaaatgtacaatcAAATTGGTGCTGAAAAGGAAAGCGTAAATAATGTAAGAGAGGTTGATAAAATAAGGACCGCAATCCAAAATGTTACAAATCATGatacagaaataaaaagtatattATCTAGAACTAGTAATGTACTAGAAAGGATTACTACACATAAAACAAATATGGatcatttattaaaattattgtcCTCAAATGATACAAGTCTAAATTTAAATGCAAGAACACACGTAAAGAACTcagaagaaataattaaacagCTAAATAGCcatatcaaaaaaataacagacCTAAGTACATATGCCCATGAAGTGATGACACACTTAGCAAATGaactaaataaattattaaatcaACGTGAAACTGAAATTGCAAAAGTTGATACTGAAACTTCGCCAAGGAAAATGgaaccaaaagaaaaaaaagttacaccaacaaaaacagaaaatggTGCACAACAGAATATTGCAAGCGTTCCTCAGGAGCAAGCAAAATATAGTACACTATCGGTACCAGAAAATGATACAACaccagaagaagaaagtgaACATAAGGATACGCATGACAAATCAGAAAGTAGTACGGATTCAAAGGCAAAGGATGCAACTGGAAGAACTCGTTTAGCCGGAGTTATTGTTGTCGTGTCTGTTTTCTCCGGAATTGTTATATTAGTATATAGAAATAatgatgaaaaggaaaaggatcACCACGAACACGGATATAACGAAGCATTTGGAGAACATGACAATTATAATATGCATGATAAAGAAGAAGTTATCGAAGTTTTCTTTAATGAAGAAGATTAA